Part of the Candidatus Limnocylindria bacterium genome, GTGTCGCGGCGGATGTGGCCGTCGGCCGTGACCGAGCGTCCGTTGCGATACAGCGGCGCGACCTCCTGGCCCAGACGGCCGTCCTCCCAGCCGCGCGCGGCGTTCGCATGACTGCGCATCGCCCAGCGGTCCTGCGCGTCACGCGGGATGCCGTTGATCGAGGCCATCGACTCGGCGGACTGGCCCATCGTCAGGCCGGTGCTCGTTTCCCGGATGCCGGGCGCGACAGGCGCGAGGTCGGCGAGACGAACGTCGGCGAAGCTCGTGGCCTTCTGAGGCAGCGTCTTCGCCTGCGATGCGCGCACGAGCGCGCGCGCGAGCTTCGGCGTGTAGGTGATCGGCACGTTCGAGAGACTCTCGGCGCCGCCCGCGAGCGCGGACGTTGCGGTGCCGACCGCGATGTGGTCGGCCGCGGTCGTGATCGCCACGCACGCGGACGCGCAGGCCATGCCGACGCTCGCGGCGTAGATGTTGGTCGGCAGACCAAGTGCCAGCACGATCTCGCGCGCGAGGTTGTGGTACGCGACCGGACGCGAGACGTTGCCGTAGACGACCTCATCGACGTCGCGCGCCGCGGTTTCTGTGCGGGCGAGTGTCTCTGCGGTCGCAACTTTCGCGAGGTCGAGGACGTCGAGATCGGCGAAGTCGGTGCCCGCTTTTACGAATGGAGTTCGCCAACCGCCGACCACTACAGCTCGCGTGATGGTCGCCATCCCGCCCGAGGAACTCGTCATCCGGGTCATGGTACCCGCCCAAACGAACGTTTGGTAGGGACATTTCCACGTACTGTGCTTGCTTGACGGTGCGTTACTCGGGCATGCGTGGGGAAGCGGCGTTCGCGCTCGAGACTGAGCGGGCGGCTCTACGCCTTCGTCTCGCCGCTGCCGCGCTCGCCACCACCCTCGTCCTGCTGGCCGGGGACGGCACCAACACCCTCGCGGTGGCTGCGATCCCGACCTTCCTCGCCGGAGCGGTGGCCCTCCGCTACGGGCCCGCCGGCCGCTACCCGCTGGCCCGAGCCGTCGCCGGCAGCGCGCTCGACGTGGTCCTGGCCACCGCGGTCGTCTTCTCGCTCCCGCTCGCCGCTCCGTCCTGGATCCTTTACGGCTTCGCCATCGCGAACACCGCGCTCTGGCGCGGGCCGCTTGGGGTATTCGGCGCGACCGCCGCATCGATCCTCGCCTACGACCTCACGCTCGCCGCTCGCACCGGCGAGGCTCCCGCCTCGTCGCTCTGGGTCGTCCAGGCGCTCGTCGCGGTCGGCCTCATCAGCGCCGAGCTGGTGTACAGCGCCGTGCGCGCGACCGCGGACCGCGAACGGATGCGCCGCCACGGCCACGCCCTCCGCGCGTTCGCCGAGGCGCGCGGCAGCGGTGCGCTGCTCGAGACGCTCCGCACCCAGGTCCTCGCGCTCGGCGCGGTCCACGTTCGGATCGGTGTTGACGAGAAAGCGCTGAAGGAGTCGCTGGCGGGCAAGGCGGGATTCGTAGCGCGTCTCCCGACGACCGACGCGCGCTACATCGCCGTCATCCTCCCCCCGGATGTCGCCAACGCGCCGGAGATCGAGACGATCGCGCGTGACCTCGTCGCGGACATCGCACCACTGGTCGCGTCGGCCGAGCGCGCGGAGCACGCCGAGCGCCTGCGGGACGCCGCCGCGCACGCCCTGGACGCGCTCGCCGAGACACCGCGCGAGCAGACGGAGGCCGGCGCGCTCGCGACGCTCACGGTCGCCGCCGCGGCGGTCGCGGGACGCGCCGCGATCGTGCGACTGGCCGACGGCGTCCTTCTCACCGGCGACGTCGCGAAGGACGCGGCCGTGGACCTCGCGCGCGGCGGCGGCGCTGCCGCCCTCCTCGTCGGGACCGGCACCCACTGGTCGCGCCCGCTCCTCGCCAGGGTCGACGCGCGCTCCGCCGTCGTCGTGACCGCCGGGCAGGGCCGCGGGCTCCTCGCTCTTTCGACCGACCGCATCCTCTCGGAGCAGGAGTTCGCCCTCATTCAGCGTCTCGCGAACGTCGCCGGCGCGGTCGCCGACCTGGTGCGCGACCGCGATCGCCAGCGGGCCGACGCGCAGCAGCTGCGTACCGAGTCAGAGCGGCTCGGCGTCGTGCTGCAGGCGCGTGAAGACGCGGTCGCGATGGCCGCACACGAGCTCCGCAATCCGCTCACCTCGGTCCATGGCTACGCGACGCTCATCTCACGCAACCTCGGCGCCGTGCAAGACCAGCTCACGCGCCTCGACCGGATCATCGCCGACCTCCTCGGCCGCACCGCGCTCGAGAAGGACGTCTCCGACGTCGTGAAGGTCGCGAGCGAAGCGGTCGGCCGGCTGCGCGCCCTCACCGGCCGCGATGCGTGGCTCATCAAGCCGGATGAACCGGCGCTCGCTCGCATCGACCCGGTCCGTCTCGCTCAGGTCTTCGACAACCTGCTGCGCAATGCCGCGAAGTATTCACCGGAGACCGGAGCGATAACGCTGCAGATCATCCCCGGCGAAAGCGAAGTGCGCATCACCGTGCAGGACGAAGGCGCGGGCATCGCGCCCGACGAGATCGGTCACGTCTTCGAGCGGGGATTCCGATCGCCTCGTCTCGCGGAGACGACGCAGGGCGAGGGCCTTGGTCTCGCGGTATGCCAGCAGATCATCGAAGGGCAGGGCGGTCAGATCAAGGTCGAGAGCGCGGGGATCGATCGCGGCAGCAGCTTCACCGTGACGCTGCCCGCCGTGCGCATCGCGATCCCGAATAGCGGAGAAGAGGCGACCGCGAGCTAGGCGGGCGCGCCCTCCGAACTTGCGTCGTCCCGCAAGTTCAGGTCGGACTTCGCATGGGGTCCGGTTCAACCGAGGAGCGCGCTCGCCGCCATGCGCAGCGCCGCGACGATGACGACCGCGGCGAGGATCTTCATGAGGACCTGAGGCCGCGTGCGGATGGAGACCCACGCGCCGATGGGGGACGCGACGAGCGCGACGATCGCGACGATCGCGGCGAGCGGGGGATCGATCTGCGCCGTCGCGGCCTTGCCGATGAGCGCCGCGACGGCGGCGAACATGCCGATGCCGAGCGACGTCCCGATCGCGATGCGCGGTGGGACGCGCAGCAAGTAGACGAGCGTGCCGATGATCGTCGCGATCGCGCCGATGCCGACCATCCCACCGAGGAAGCCCAGGACGATCGAGATGCCGACCGCGAGCGGCACGTTGAGATGGAGGTCGTCGGTGCCGGTCTGCTGCGACTCCACCGGCAGCAGGAGCATGGCCGCGGTCACCAGCGCGAGCGCCGCGAAGATGCCGAGCAGCACGCGGTCGTCAACGTCGCGCGAGATGAGCGCGCCGACGAGCGAGGCCGCGGCGCCGGTCGGCCCCATCGTCAGCACCAGCCGGCGCGACACGTTCCCGTACGAGCCGTGACGGAACGCCCCCAGCACGCTGCCGGAGATCGCCTGCACGATCGTGAGCCCGGTGATGATCTTCACCGGCAGCGCACCTATGCCGACCGCGGGTGGTAGATAGAGGAGGAGCGGCGTGAGGACGACGCCGCCACCGATGCCGAGCAGGCCCGAGAGGAATGACGCGACGAATGCGGACAGCGCCGTGACGATCTCGGTCCCGTACGCCGTCGGCATGCGCTCTCCTTTATATAGGTGGTGATGCGCCTCGTGCTCCTCGCTCTGCTTCTCGGCGCGTGCATCGCGCCTGGAGAGGGCGCGCCAGAGTCAACGACGCACGTACTCGAGCGAAGCGCGACGCCGTCGACATCGTCTGCGCCAAGCGGGTCGACCGGAGGATCGTCGGCCGCGGCGCTTGCGTGGCGCCGCATCCCCGACATCCCGACGGGGCGCAGCGAGGTCGCGGCGACCGTCTTCCGGAACGAGGTGTACGTCATGGGTGGGTTCGGCGGCGGACGCGTCGTCGAGATCTTCGACGGACAGCGCTGGCGGCGCGGACCCGATCTTCCGTTCGAGGTGGATCACGCCATGGCGGCTTCGGTGGTCGACGCGGTCGACGGCGCCGGCGTGTACCTATTCGGCGGAAATTACGGCAGCGTTGCGATCGCGCGCAGCTTCCGTCTCGCGCCTGACGCGACCGCGTGGCGTGAGATCGCGGCGATGCCAGGTCCGCGGTCGCAGGGCGCGGCCGTCGCGCAGGGACGATTCATCTATGTCGTCGGTGGATTTGACGGGCAACGTCTGGTGGCGCCGACGTACGCGTACGAGGCCAGCGCCGATCGCTGGCGTCAGGTCGCGCCGATACCGACCACGCGCGATCACCTTGCGGCCGCGATGGTCCTCGGACGCATCTGCGCGATCGGCGGCCGCAGGCTCTCGCTCACGACGAATCTCGCGACGCTCGAGTGCTACGACCCCGGTGCAGATCGCTGGGAGCAGGGACCTGACGCCCCGACCGCGCGTGGCGGCGTCGGTGCCGCCGCTGTCGGCAATCGACTCGTCTTCGTCGGTGGCGAGCAGCTCAGCGGCACGTACAACGAAGTCGAGCTGTTCGACGCGGAGTCCGGACGTTGGATGCGCGGACCCGATCTTCCGACGCCGCGCCACGGCATCGGTGTGGTCGCGGTCGGGCGCACCGTCTACGTCATGAGCGGCGGCCCGACCCCCGGTGGGAGCCAAACACCTGTATCGGAGGCCCTCGACTTCCCATGATCAGCGCGTGGGAAAGGGCTGGGGACGGCTAGCCCTGTTTGACGATGAACACCGTCTTCAAGACCGTGCCGCCGCGCCGGAGCGTGATCTTCTCGATGTCGACGCGGTACCCAAGCTTGAAGAAGAGCATGTCGTAGCTCACCGTCGGCGCGCCGAGCGGCACGTCGAGCGACCACCGTCCGTTCTCATCGGTGCGGTAGCTGAGGGCCGTCTTGTCCCCGGCCGTGATCGTCGTGCAGGTCAGGCTGCCGAAGGAGACGCACGTGTCCGGCACCGGCCGGAGCGTCTGACGGTCGAGAACGATGATCTGGATGCGTCCGTAGCCCGCCGGTGGCACGCGCGGCGTCGGCGCCGGACGCGGCGTCGGCAGTGTGATGAGACCCGGTCCCGTTCCGATGCCGATCCCACCGCCGCCACCGCCCGCTCCGCTCGCGGAACCGCCGGCGCCGCCCGCACCACCCGCGCCTGCGCTGGGCGCTGCGCTCGGCGCTTCCGTCGGCACGGCCGTCGGCTCGGCGCTTGGCGCCGCGGCCGCGACCACCTCCGGTGCGGTCGTGATCGCGCTCCGTCCGCGGCTCACCTGCGCGAGCACCTGCGGACGGGTGACGTCGGGGACGACCGCGCTCGCATCGCCCTCGGGTTTGCCGCCGGGCTCACCGCCCGGGCCCAGGACGAGGAAGATGAGGGCCGAGATGACCGCGAGCGCGATCGCGAGACGCCTCCATGGAATCCTGCGCCGCCGTACGACCTCGACCGCCGGTGCGACAGGTGGAGCCGGGCGGGGAAGTCGCGCCGCGATGAGCGCGCGCCCGAGCGCGGCGCGTGTGTCGCGCGCGAACGTGAGCTCCTGCGCGGTCAGTCGCGCGCCGGGAACGCGGAGTCGCGCCGCGGCGCGCGCGGCCGCCTGGGCGTTGCCCTCGCGGATCGAGGCGTGCAGCGCGGCACGGCGAGCGGCGAGGCGCATCGCGTCGCGGTCATTCATCGAGGTAGATCTCCAGCGCGAGCGACGTTCCCGGATCGCCCGGCACGAGCTCGTGATAGGCCTTCGTCACGGTCCCCTTGAACTGCCCATCTTTGAGCAGCTCGACCGCCAGCGCGGCGATGCGGTCGCCCTGCGCCGCGCTCGCGTTCGCGCCGTACGCGAAGACGATGGCAGCGTGGCGCCGAGGCGCCTCGGTCGCGAGCCGATCGCGTACCTCATCGGCGATCCGTTGCTGCTCGGCGCTCGCGAGGGCAGCGTCGTTACCCAAGAGCGCGAGGCCGCTGACCTCGATGCGCATCACGATCGGCGTGGGATCGATGCCGGACTTCTTCGACGCATCGGCTGATGGCGCGAGCGCGTTCGCGGCGAGGAAGATCGCGAACATGCCGAGGAGCAGGTCGGCCCACAGCCAGCCGGCGAGGTTGAATGAGACGCTGCGATGCGCGGACCGCTGCACGGCCTAACGGCGCGCGAGAGATTCGGCGGCGCGCTCGAGGCGGATCGCCGCGTCGCGCAGGCGCTCGATGGCGCCTTCGAGATCGAAGAGCTGACCCTCGCGCTCGACGGCGCGCTCGTAGATCCGGCGCTCCTCGGCGGCCATGTCGGCGAGGATCGTTTCCGCGTCGCCGGTCCCGAAGTCGAGCGCGCCGAGCGATGAGACGTGGCCGAGCAGCGCGCGGATCTCCGATTCCTTCAGCAGCGCCTGCGTGCGCACCTGCGCGTCGCGCACCTCGCTGCGGATGTGCAGCGCGAGCGAGAGGACGATGAGCACGCCGATGAGGCTTGCGTCGGTGATCGCGAGGGTGCTGAAGTTGAGCAGCAGCCGGCCCTCGAAACCCTCCTGCCAGAGGAGCAGGAACGGGCGCGCCACCAGATCGGGACGCTCGCCGAGGAGCTGCGCGTACGCGCTGGCCGCGATGGAGAGGCCGAACCAGGTGACCGCGATCGGAGCGAACACGAGCACGTTGCGGATGACCTCGAGGATCGCCCAGAGCCGCGAGTGTTTGCCGGCGAGGAGCT contains:
- a CDS encoding beta-ketoacyl synthase N-terminal-like domain-containing protein, coding for MTSSSGGMATITRAVVVGGWRTPFVKAGTDFADLDVLDLAKVATAETLARTETAARDVDEVVYGNVSRPVAYHNLAREIVLALGLPTNIYAASVGMACASACVAITTAADHIAVGTATSALAGGAESLSNVPITYTPKLARALVRASQAKTLPQKATSFADVRLADLAPVAPGIRETSTGLTMGQSAESMASINGIPRDAQDRWAMRSHANAARGWEDGRLGQEVAPLYRNGRSVTADGHIRRDT
- a CDS encoding ATP-binding protein, whose amino-acid sequence is MRYSGMRGEAAFALETERAALRLRLAAAALATTLVLLAGDGTNTLAVAAIPTFLAGAVALRYGPAGRYPLARAVAGSALDVVLATAVVFSLPLAAPSWILYGFAIANTALWRGPLGVFGATAASILAYDLTLAARTGEAPASSLWVVQALVAVGLISAELVYSAVRATADRERMRRHGHALRAFAEARGSGALLETLRTQVLALGAVHVRIGVDEKALKESLAGKAGFVARLPTTDARYIAVILPPDVANAPEIETIARDLVADIAPLVASAERAEHAERLRDAAAHALDALAETPREQTEAGALATLTVAAAAVAGRAAIVRLADGVLLTGDVAKDAAVDLARGGGAAALLVGTGTHWSRPLLARVDARSAVVVTAGQGRGLLALSTDRILSEQEFALIQRLANVAGAVADLVRDRDRQRADAQQLRTESERLGVVLQAREDAVAMAAHELRNPLTSVHGYATLISRNLGAVQDQLTRLDRIIADLLGRTALEKDVSDVVKVASEAVGRLRALTGRDAWLIKPDEPALARIDPVRLAQVFDNLLRNAAKYSPETGAITLQIIPGESEVRITVQDEGAGIAPDEIGHVFERGFRSPRLAETTQGEGLGLAVCQQIIEGQGGQIKVESAGIDRGSSFTVTLPAVRIAIPNSGEEATAS
- a CDS encoding sulfite exporter TauE/SafE family protein, whose protein sequence is MPTAYGTEIVTALSAFVASFLSGLLGIGGGVVLTPLLLYLPPAVGIGALPVKIITGLTIVQAISGSVLGAFRHGSYGNVSRRLVLTMGPTGAAASLVGALISRDVDDRVLLGIFAALALVTAAMLLLPVESQQTGTDDLHLNVPLAVGISIVLGFLGGMVGIGAIATIIGTLVYLLRVPPRIAIGTSLGIGMFAAVAALIGKAATAQIDPPLAAIVAIVALVASPIGAWVSIRTRPQVLMKILAAVVIVAALRMAASALLG
- a CDS encoding kelch repeat-containing protein; translated protein: MRLVLLALLLGACIAPGEGAPESTTHVLERSATPSTSSAPSGSTGGSSAAALAWRRIPDIPTGRSEVAATVFRNEVYVMGGFGGGRVVEIFDGQRWRRGPDLPFEVDHAMAASVVDAVDGAGVYLFGGNYGSVAIARSFRLAPDATAWREIAAMPGPRSQGAAVAQGRFIYVVGGFDGQRLVAPTYAYEASADRWRQVAPIPTTRDHLAAAMVLGRICAIGGRRLSLTTNLATLECYDPGADRWEQGPDAPTARGGVGAAAVGNRLVFVGGEQLSGTYNEVELFDAESGRWMRGPDLPTPRHGIGVVAVGRTVYVMSGGPTPGGSQTPVSEALDFP